One Dethiosulfovibrio faecalis genomic region harbors:
- the purM gene encoding phosphoribosylformylglycinamidine cyclo-ligase, translating into MKNWTYEESGVTIDGGNRWVKRIGELMSQRPKDPNVVGGIGGFSGLYDMGGGSLLAACCDGVGTKLEIAEAAGKLKGLGQDLVAMSVNDLITCGARPILFLDYLACGKLDSDRLIPVVEGVMDACLESGCALLGGETAEMPGVYPPNGFDLAGFAVGTVDREDLIDGSCVERGDLMIGLASSGIHSNGYSLVRKALEKELAASLHEKIDQLGEPLSDALLKPTRLYPRPVLSALKTGKIKAMAHITGGGLEENIERALPKGMLPEIDFDSWNRPAIFDYISDRGVDESEMRRVFNLGIGYTLVVAPENRDEVTEKLREKGETPVVFGTVA; encoded by the coding sequence ATGAAGAACTGGACATATGAGGAATCGGGAGTCACCATAGACGGAGGCAACCGCTGGGTCAAGCGGATAGGCGAGCTCATGTCCCAAAGACCCAAGGACCCTAACGTAGTAGGTGGAATAGGCGGCTTTAGCGGCCTCTACGACATGGGCGGAGGCTCTCTTCTGGCCGCCTGCTGCGACGGTGTCGGCACCAAGCTGGAGATAGCCGAGGCCGCGGGAAAACTCAAAGGACTGGGCCAGGACCTGGTGGCGATGAGCGTAAACGACCTGATAACCTGCGGAGCCAGACCTATACTCTTCCTCGACTACCTGGCCTGCGGCAAGCTGGACTCGGACAGACTCATCCCCGTAGTCGAGGGAGTCATGGACGCCTGTCTCGAATCGGGATGCGCTCTTCTCGGAGGCGAAACCGCCGAGATGCCCGGGGTGTACCCTCCCAACGGATTCGACCTGGCAGGCTTCGCTGTGGGAACTGTAGACAGAGAGGACCTCATAGACGGATCCTGCGTCGAAAGAGGCGACCTCATGATAGGGCTCGCAAGCTCGGGCATACACAGCAACGGCTACTCTCTGGTCAGAAAGGCACTGGAGAAAGAGCTCGCCGCCTCACTTCACGAAAAGATCGACCAACTGGGAGAGCCCCTCTCGGACGCCCTGCTAAAACCCACCAGGCTCTATCCCCGTCCGGTTCTCTCGGCTCTAAAAACCGGAAAGATAAAGGCGATGGCCCATATCACCGGAGGGGGCCTGGAGGAAAACATAGAGAGAGCCCTTCCGAAGGGAATGCTCCCCGAGATAGACTTCGACTCCTGGAACAGACCGGCCATATTCGACTACATCTCGGACAGAGGCGTGGACGAATCGGAGATGCGCAGGGTCTTCAACCTCGGAATAGGATACACCCTGGTGGTTGCCCCGGAAAATCGCGACGAAGTTACGGAAAAACTGAGAGAAAAAGGGGAGACCCCGGTGGTCTTCGGTACGGTGGCATGA
- the purN gene encoding phosphoribosylglycinamide formyltransferase encodes MTSIGLLISGRGSNMDAILDRVESGDLKANVSFVASDRPGAPGLEKAAARGIKTELLPYENGKEAAEEHLHRLWRRHDLDWLVLAGFMRILSPGFVSSHAGRIVNIHPALLPSFPGAHGIEDAWNYGVKVTGVTVHLVDELVDHGTILSQMPVRVKPDDNMETLERRIHRAEHRQYWRTLEKLFSGIIHTGKDDSR; translated from the coding sequence ATGACCTCCATAGGACTGCTGATATCCGGCAGAGGCTCCAACATGGACGCCATCCTGGACCGAGTGGAATCGGGAGATCTGAAGGCCAACGTCTCCTTCGTGGCGTCGGACCGACCCGGAGCCCCCGGCCTGGAGAAGGCAGCCGCCAGAGGGATAAAGACCGAGCTACTGCCCTACGAAAACGGCAAAGAGGCGGCGGAGGAACATCTCCACCGCCTTTGGCGTCGTCACGACCTGGACTGGCTCGTACTGGCCGGCTTCATGAGAATACTCTCGCCGGGCTTCGTATCCTCTCACGCCGGAAGGATCGTGAACATCCACCCCGCCCTGCTCCCCTCCTTCCCCGGAGCCCACGGAATAGAGGACGCCTGGAACTACGGTGTAAAGGTGACGGGGGTAACGGTCCACCTGGTGGACGAACTGGTGGACCACGGAACTATCCTGTCCCAGATGCCGGTAAGGGTAAAACCGGACGATAACATGGAAACCCTGGAAAGAAGGATCCACCGAGCGGAACACAGACAATACTGGAGAACCCTGGAGAAACTCTTCTCCGGGATAATTCACACAGGAAAGGACGATTCCAGATGA
- the purF gene encoding amidophosphoribosyltransferase, which produces MCGVFGAFSASGNPVLEEVYLGLYALQHRGQESAGVAWIDGENQIRTIKGQGLVHLALNQAELSGIPASSAIGHVRYSTAGGSGLSNVQPLAANYCRGPVAIAHNGNISNASGVRRYLENRGAIFQSTTDTEVILHLMAHQPHKTELDALVDSLRKLKGAFSLAVALKDRLVAARDPWGFRPLALGKRDDVYYISSESCALDLVGAEMIRELDPGEILVIDTDGLHSLRIPVEPRRRYLCAFEFVYFARPDSLIAGQSVYQVRKELGRRLARRSPCSGNCVTGMPDSGTIAAMGYAEESGLAYEKAIVRNRYSGRTFIEPTQRVRELGVRKKLNPIRELIKGQSLAVVDDSIVRGTTSRKMVELLRNYGASEIHMRISSPPVRFPCYYGIDTPTREELAAARSNEEALCAEIGANSLAYLTETDLVEAIGLPACEVCTACFSGSYMEDGEKYEELDI; this is translated from the coding sequence ATGTGCGGAGTTTTCGGCGCCTTTTCCGCCTCCGGCAATCCGGTCCTCGAGGAGGTCTACCTGGGCCTCTACGCCCTCCAGCACAGAGGACAGGAATCGGCGGGAGTAGCATGGATCGACGGAGAAAATCAGATAAGGACCATAAAGGGACAGGGCCTTGTACACCTGGCTTTGAACCAGGCGGAACTGTCGGGCATCCCGGCGAGCTCCGCCATAGGACACGTCCGCTACTCCACTGCCGGAGGCTCGGGACTGTCTAACGTGCAGCCCCTGGCGGCAAACTACTGCAGGGGCCCGGTGGCAATAGCCCATAACGGCAACATATCCAACGCCTCGGGGGTAAGAAGATACCTTGAGAACAGAGGGGCCATATTTCAGTCCACCACCGACACGGAGGTCATCCTCCACCTCATGGCCCACCAACCCCACAAAACGGAGCTGGACGCCCTGGTCGACTCTCTGAGAAAACTCAAGGGAGCATTCTCTCTCGCTGTGGCCCTGAAGGACCGCCTGGTGGCTGCCAGAGATCCCTGGGGATTCCGTCCCCTCGCCCTGGGCAAGAGAGACGACGTCTACTACATATCGTCCGAGAGCTGCGCCCTCGACCTGGTAGGGGCGGAGATGATCCGGGAGCTCGATCCGGGAGAGATCCTGGTGATAGACACAGACGGCCTCCATTCCCTCAGGATCCCGGTGGAGCCAAGGCGGAGATACCTCTGCGCCTTCGAATTCGTCTACTTCGCCAGACCGGACAGCCTGATAGCGGGACAATCGGTCTATCAGGTAAGAAAAGAGCTGGGCCGTAGATTGGCCAGAAGGTCTCCCTGCTCGGGAAACTGCGTTACTGGAATGCCCGACAGCGGAACGATAGCGGCCATGGGCTACGCCGAGGAATCGGGGCTAGCCTACGAGAAAGCCATAGTCAGGAACCGTTACTCCGGACGGACCTTCATCGAACCCACCCAGAGGGTGAGGGAGCTGGGTGTAAGGAAAAAGCTCAACCCGATAAGAGAGCTAATAAAGGGTCAAAGCCTGGCTGTGGTGGACGACTCCATAGTCCGTGGAACGACCTCCAGAAAGATGGTAGAGCTTTTGAGAAACTACGGCGCCTCGGAGATACACATGAGGATATCCTCTCCGCCGGTGCGTTTTCCCTGCTACTACGGCATAGACACCCCCACCAGGGAGGAGCTCGCGGCGGCCCGATCCAACGAAGAGGCCCTATGCGCCGAAATAGGGGCCAACTCGCTGGCCTATCTTACCGAGACGGACCTGGTAGAGGCCATTGGCCTGCCGGCCTGCGAGGTATGCACCGCCTGTTTCAGCGGATCCTACATGGAGGACGGAGAGAAATATGAAGAACTGGACATATGA
- the purH gene encoding bifunctional phosphoribosylaminoimidazolecarboxamide formyltransferase/IMP cyclohydrolase, translating into MKRRALISVYDKTGVVQFAKALSERGWEIVSSSGTAKAIEEGGVEVVEVADLTGVPHMLGGRVKTLHPAISGGILARRELESDMADVDTHRIPLIDMVVCTLYPFEETVRSGGGLDELIEKIDIGGVTLLRAAAKNYRHVTVISDIADYDSIVEELDKEGDISVSTRQSLALKAFALTSGYDSAITAGLSSELGRDMEEQEEIPSDLPLNLKLAQPLRYGENPHQTAGLYLPSLSELPWEQLAGKPLSYNNILDLDGALRGMAMMQKDVGAVVLKHTTPCGMAVADTVGDAYDRAFECDSLSAYGGVVGVTRTVDLDSAKRIGEHFTEIVAAPDFDEKAVEYLTKRRPSLRLIKWNGGRVMPWQITGTWSGLLAQKDQLPPLPSPDSGEWIGPKRLDLWEDMLLAWKAACLSKSNAVAMVKDGAAVGIGMGFCSRVFAVEFAASQAGDKAKGAVMASDAFFPFADGLEKAAEAGIVAIIQPGGSVRDDEVKSRAEELGISMFLSGWRTFRH; encoded by the coding sequence ATGAAGAGAAGAGCCCTCATATCGGTCTACGACAAGACCGGAGTGGTCCAGTTCGCCAAGGCGCTATCCGAGCGAGGTTGGGAGATAGTCTCCAGCTCGGGAACCGCAAAGGCCATTGAAGAAGGCGGAGTCGAGGTCGTAGAGGTAGCCGACCTGACCGGAGTGCCCCACATGCTGGGAGGCCGGGTGAAAACCCTGCACCCGGCCATATCGGGAGGCATACTTGCCAGACGGGAACTCGAAAGCGACATGGCCGACGTCGACACCCACAGAATTCCCCTGATAGACATGGTGGTCTGCACCCTCTATCCCTTCGAGGAAACGGTCCGATCCGGCGGAGGGCTGGACGAGCTCATAGAGAAGATAGACATAGGCGGGGTAACCCTTTTGAGAGCTGCGGCCAAGAACTACCGCCACGTAACTGTGATATCTGACATTGCCGACTACGACTCCATAGTAGAGGAGCTGGACAAAGAGGGAGATATATCCGTATCCACCAGACAGTCTCTGGCCCTCAAGGCCTTCGCCCTCACATCGGGATACGACTCGGCCATAACCGCCGGTCTGTCCTCCGAGCTGGGCAGGGATATGGAGGAACAGGAAGAGATACCCTCGGACCTGCCTCTCAACCTTAAACTGGCTCAGCCTCTGAGATACGGTGAAAACCCCCATCAGACCGCCGGACTCTATCTGCCATCCCTCTCCGAACTACCATGGGAACAGCTGGCAGGCAAGCCCCTTTCCTACAACAACATACTCGACCTGGACGGAGCCCTAAGAGGAATGGCCATGATGCAAAAGGACGTCGGAGCGGTAGTGTTGAAGCACACCACCCCCTGCGGCATGGCGGTGGCAGACACAGTAGGAGACGCCTACGACAGGGCTTTCGAATGCGACTCTCTTTCGGCCTACGGCGGGGTCGTAGGGGTTACCAGGACGGTCGACCTCGACTCGGCCAAGAGGATAGGCGAACACTTCACGGAGATAGTCGCCGCCCCGGACTTCGACGAAAAAGCGGTCGAATACCTGACGAAACGCCGTCCCTCACTAAGGCTCATAAAGTGGAACGGAGGCCGGGTGATGCCCTGGCAGATCACCGGAACCTGGAGCGGACTGCTGGCACAGAAAGACCAGCTTCCTCCTCTGCCCTCCCCCGACTCGGGCGAGTGGATCGGCCCTAAAAGACTCGACCTCTGGGAGGACATGCTTCTGGCCTGGAAGGCAGCCTGCCTGTCCAAGAGCAACGCCGTCGCCATGGTCAAAGACGGAGCGGCGGTAGGAATAGGTATGGGATTTTGCAGCAGGGTCTTCGCCGTCGAGTTCGCCGCCTCCCAGGCGGGAGATAAGGCCAAAGGAGCTGTTATGGCCTCCGACGCATTCTTCCCCTTCGCAGACGGACTGGAAAAGGCGGCGGAAGCCGGAATCGTGGCGATAATCCAGCCCGGCGGCTCCGTCAGAGACGACGAGGTCAAGTCCAGAGCCGAGGAACTTGGCATATCCATGTTTCTCAGCGGCTGGCGGACCTTCAGGCACTGA
- the purL gene encoding phosphoribosylformylglycinamidine synthase subunit PurL, translated as MDYSKAGLRKEEYDALKARLGREPNDLELQIMGVMWSEHCSYKSTKPLLRLFPKDGDRVLLGPGENAGVVDAGDGLGLAFKVESHNHPSAVAPYQGAATGVGGIIRDIMALGARPVASMDGLFFGDPEERKTQALADGVVKGVGGYGNCVGVPTVGGKTVYHESYRGNPLVNAFCAGLVPTDRMVSSQTASSGQKVLILGSKTGRDGIAGAAFASVELAEDGSGVPSIQIGDPFAEKLLIEACLELRDKDLLVSMQDMGAAGILSSSSEIAAKSGIAMTIDFDAVPLRAEGMEPWEIALSESQERMLLIVEPEKVDQVMAVAGKWELDCAVIGETEKGDHYRILWKGDTVADMPASVIGSDCPEIPWPSKRPKNLEDRWNFDLDSLPLPENWNEEILNLLGSHSHRSRKEIFEQYDSMVQTNTVIGPGSPVSAVRIEGSDRIAVMSMEAQPFMCWLDPYNGSAEVVARSCRALAVAGAKPAGTTDCLNFPSPEKPEQFWTLEQSAKGMAEACSSLNCPVVSGNVSLYNETANGPILPTPLVGTVGFVENPEELLSSGNWRERDRLFYVGMPNPRLDGGSYLQNKTGRIWGKPLDFDGELENEFILRAIETAKRRAASSGMPIAGGGLAVALAKEAGTSGLGASISIPFPTRRDVLIFGEGGPRAVYSVPKNRLVLFRALWKGYAVTEIGQVGGNRLTLDDLVDLSVSEIRESWNL; from the coding sequence ATGGATTACTCCAAAGCGGGACTCCGCAAAGAGGAATACGACGCCCTGAAAGCCAGACTCGGAAGGGAGCCCAACGACCTGGAGCTTCAGATCATGGGGGTAATGTGGTCAGAACACTGTAGCTACAAGTCGACCAAGCCGCTCCTTAGGCTCTTCCCCAAGGACGGAGACAGGGTCCTCCTCGGGCCGGGGGAGAACGCCGGGGTCGTCGACGCCGGAGACGGACTCGGGCTGGCCTTCAAGGTGGAAAGCCACAACCATCCCTCCGCAGTCGCCCCCTATCAGGGAGCCGCCACGGGGGTAGGAGGCATAATCCGAGACATAATGGCCCTGGGAGCCAGGCCGGTAGCCTCCATGGACGGACTTTTCTTCGGGGACCCGGAGGAGAGGAAGACCCAGGCACTGGCCGACGGAGTCGTAAAGGGAGTGGGAGGTTACGGTAACTGCGTAGGCGTTCCCACCGTGGGCGGCAAGACGGTCTATCACGAAAGCTACAGGGGCAATCCACTGGTGAACGCCTTCTGCGCCGGACTTGTCCCGACCGACAGGATGGTGAGCTCCCAGACGGCCTCTTCTGGCCAGAAGGTACTGATACTTGGCTCCAAGACCGGAAGGGACGGCATAGCCGGAGCGGCCTTCGCCTCGGTGGAGCTAGCCGAGGACGGTTCGGGGGTCCCGTCCATCCAGATAGGCGATCCCTTCGCGGAAAAGCTCCTCATAGAGGCCTGTCTGGAACTGCGGGACAAGGACCTGCTGGTCAGCATGCAGGACATGGGAGCGGCGGGGATACTCTCCTCCTCCAGCGAGATAGCCGCCAAGAGCGGTATCGCCATGACCATAGACTTCGACGCCGTTCCACTCAGGGCCGAGGGAATGGAGCCCTGGGAAATAGCCCTATCCGAGTCTCAGGAGAGGATGCTGCTCATAGTCGAGCCGGAAAAGGTCGACCAGGTGATGGCTGTCGCCGGAAAATGGGAGCTGGACTGCGCCGTCATAGGAGAGACCGAAAAGGGCGATCATTACCGCATCCTCTGGAAGGGAGACACCGTCGCCGACATGCCCGCATCGGTCATAGGCAGCGACTGCCCCGAGATCCCCTGGCCCTCCAAAAGACCGAAAAACCTGGAGGACCGTTGGAACTTCGACCTCGACTCGCTTCCCCTTCCGGAAAACTGGAACGAGGAGATTTTGAACCTTCTGGGCTCCCATTCCCATCGCTCCAGAAAAGAGATATTCGAACAGTACGACTCGATGGTCCAGACCAACACGGTGATAGGTCCGGGCTCCCCTGTGAGCGCAGTAAGGATCGAGGGCTCCGACCGCATAGCCGTCATGTCCATGGAGGCCCAGCCCTTCATGTGCTGGCTAGATCCCTACAACGGCTCAGCCGAGGTCGTGGCCAGAAGTTGCCGGGCTCTCGCCGTAGCCGGAGCGAAACCGGCCGGGACCACCGACTGCCTGAACTTCCCATCTCCGGAGAAACCCGAGCAATTCTGGACGCTGGAGCAATCCGCCAAGGGAATGGCCGAGGCCTGCTCCTCACTGAATTGCCCAGTGGTGTCCGGAAACGTCAGCCTGTACAACGAGACCGCCAACGGCCCCATTCTGCCGACTCCCTTGGTCGGAACGGTAGGATTCGTCGAAAACCCCGAGGAGCTCCTCAGTTCCGGCAACTGGAGAGAGAGAGACAGGCTCTTCTACGTGGGAATGCCGAACCCGAGGCTCGACGGAGGATCCTACCTACAGAACAAGACCGGCCGCATCTGGGGCAAACCTCTGGACTTCGATGGAGAGTTGGAAAACGAGTTCATCCTGAGGGCGATCGAGACGGCCAAAAGACGGGCAGCCTCGTCGGGAATGCCCATAGCAGGAGGCGGACTGGCTGTGGCCCTGGCCAAGGAGGCCGGAACCAGCGGTCTGGGAGCCTCTATATCCATACCCTTCCCCACCAGAAGGGACGTACTCATCTTCGGAGAAGGAGGCCCCAGGGCCGTTTACTCGGTGCCTAAAAACCGACTGGTTCTCTTCAGAGCCCTCTGGAAGGGCTACGCCGTGACGGAGATAGGACAGGTCGGAGGAAACCGCCTGACCCTGGACGACCTGGTAGATCTGTCGGTATCCGAGATCAGGGAAAGCTGGAATCTCTGA
- the purD gene encoding phosphoribosylamine--glycine ligase, whose product MKVLVLGGGGREHAIAWALAKSPLCDELHVLPGNPGIAGIATCHEGNPCDGKSVVKLAEDLSISLVVVGPEAPLVSGVSDELRRAGIPVFGPGKAGAMLEASKAYSKEFMARHGIPTAPFKICRSMDKARETLEGRKPPYIVKADGLAAGKGVFISDDLSQALDSCKELLDGSLGEAGKTLVVENGLTGREVSVMIITDGETWRLLHTSQDHKRAFDGDRGPNTGGMGAYAPVPWVDPEMTKKIEQEIVEKTLSGLKKDGIDYRGVIYAGLMVSPEGRIDLLEYNVRLGDPETQALLPLFDGDWLEACLRCAQGKLSEAKWSLKDLCSVNLVIASEGYPGSYEKGYPIEGLNDEEEGVTVFQAGTALKNGKTVTAGGRVLSVVGTGDTHDEARKRAYGKAEKIKFQGAFYRKDIAANTERPREEDR is encoded by the coding sequence ATGAAGGTACTCGTACTCGGCGGAGGCGGTAGAGAACACGCCATAGCCTGGGCCCTGGCTAAATCGCCCCTCTGCGACGAACTGCACGTCCTGCCGGGCAACCCGGGGATAGCCGGGATAGCCACATGCCACGAAGGGAATCCCTGCGACGGGAAATCGGTCGTAAAACTAGCCGAGGACCTCTCGATAAGCCTGGTCGTGGTGGGCCCGGAGGCGCCTTTGGTATCCGGCGTCTCCGACGAACTTCGCAGGGCCGGTATTCCGGTGTTCGGTCCGGGAAAGGCCGGAGCCATGCTGGAGGCCAGCAAGGCCTACTCCAAGGAATTCATGGCCAGACACGGCATACCCACCGCCCCGTTCAAAATATGCCGCAGCATGGACAAGGCGAGAGAGACCCTGGAGGGAAGGAAGCCCCCCTACATAGTGAAAGCCGACGGCCTTGCGGCGGGAAAGGGAGTTTTCATCTCCGACGACCTCTCCCAGGCGCTGGACTCCTGCAAAGAGCTCCTGGACGGATCGCTGGGCGAGGCCGGAAAGACCCTCGTGGTGGAAAACGGCCTTACGGGACGGGAGGTCTCTGTGATGATAATCACCGACGGAGAGACATGGAGACTCCTCCACACCAGCCAGGACCATAAAAGGGCCTTCGACGGGGACAGAGGCCCCAACACCGGAGGAATGGGAGCCTACGCTCCGGTTCCCTGGGTGGACCCCGAGATGACCAAAAAGATAGAGCAAGAGATCGTGGAGAAAACCCTGTCGGGACTGAAAAAAGACGGCATAGACTACCGTGGCGTCATATACGCGGGGCTGATGGTCTCTCCGGAGGGCAGGATCGACCTGCTGGAGTACAACGTCAGGCTGGGAGACCCGGAGACCCAGGCACTGCTTCCCCTCTTCGACGGCGACTGGCTGGAGGCCTGTCTCCGATGCGCCCAGGGAAAACTCTCGGAGGCCAAGTGGTCTCTCAAGGACCTGTGCTCGGTCAACCTGGTCATAGCCTCGGAAGGATACCCGGGCAGCTACGAAAAGGGATATCCCATAGAGGGACTGAACGACGAAGAGGAAGGAGTTACAGTCTTCCAGGCGGGAACGGCGCTTAAAAACGGCAAGACGGTTACGGCGGGGGGAAGGGTGCTTTCCGTGGTTGGCACAGGAGATACCCACGACGAGGCCAGAAAAAGGGCCTACGGAAAAGCCGAAAAAATAAAATTCCAGGGAGCTTTCTATCGAAAGGACATAGCGGCAAACACGGAGAGACCGAGGGAGGAAGACAGATGA